From Solea solea chromosome 20, fSolSol10.1, whole genome shotgun sequence, one genomic window encodes:
- the trhrb gene encoding thyrotropin-releasing hormone receptor b, which produces MGNFTTSPQQLNHTLGVWTDYSLQYKVTSSLLLLLICVLGIVGNVMVILVVLTTKHMRTPTNCYLVSLAVADLMVLTAAGLPTVTDSVFGSWVFGHYGCLCITYFQYLGINASSCSITAFTIERYIAICHPIKAQFLCTLSRAKKIILLVWAFTCLYCMVWFYLSDIQELVYDNITITTCGYRVPRKFYLPIYFFDYGVFFVLPLLLSAVLYGLIARILFLNPLPSDPKDKKKNGQCSSGGGNNHANNNHTNNNHSKSISCKNTRHSSSTATSRRQVTKMLAVVVILFAALWMPYRTLVVVNSFLDRPYLDNWFLLFCRICIYLNSAINPVIYNAMSQKFRAAFRKICRCRRKGSDKPATYSMALTYSAVKETSMVESTDHFATELEELTVTDELLPDQKMMFPNPCVYRKVDFSEA; this is translated from the exons ATGGGGAACTTCACAACATCTCCACAGCAgctgaaccacactttaggagtGTGGACTGACTACAGCCTCCAGTACAAAGTGACCAgcagtttgctgctgctgctcatctgcGTCCTCGGCATCGTCGGGAACGTGATGGTGATCCTCGTGGTTCTGACCACCAAACACATGCGGACTCCCACCAACTGCTACCTGGTGAGTCTGGCCGTGGCGGACCTGATGGTGCTCACTGCGGCGGGTCTGCCCACCGTCACGGACAGCGTGTTCGGCTCGTGGGTGTTCGGACACTACGGCTGCCTGTGCATCACCTACTTCCAGTACCTGGGCATCAACGCGTCTTCGTGCTCCATCACCGCCTTCACCATAGAGCGGTACATCGCCATCTGTCACCCCATCAAAGCGCAGTTCCTCTGCACTTTGTCCAGAGCCAAGAAGATCATCCTGCTGGTTTGGGCTTTCACGTGTCTCTACTGCATGGTGTGGTTCTACCTGTCGGACATTCAGGAGCTGGTGTACGacaacatcaccatcaccacgtGCGGTTACAGGGTGCCCAGGAAGTTCTACCTGCCCATTTACTTCTTCGACTACGGCGTGTTCTTCGTGTTGCCGCTGCTCCTCTCTGCGGTTCTCTACGGCCTCATAGCGCGCATCCTCTTCCTCAACCCGCTGCCCTCTGACCCcaaggacaagaagaagaacggacagtgcagcagcggcggcggcaacAACCACGCCAACAACAACCacaccaacaacaaccacagcaagAGCATCAGCTGCAAAAACACGCGCCACTCCAGCTCCACCGCAACATCCCGCAGACAG GTGACCAAGATGCTGGCTGTGGTGGTGATCCTGTTCGCTGCTCTCTGGATGCCGTACCGCACTCTGGTGGTGGTCAACTCCTTCCTGGACCGGCCCTACCTGGACAACTGGTTCCTGCTCTTCTGCCGCATTTGCATCTACCTCAACAGTGCCATCAACCCGGTCATCTACAACGCCATGTCGCAGAAGTTCCGCGCCGCCTTCCGCAAGATCTGCCGCTGCAGGAGGAAGGGCTCCGACAAACCCGCCACCTACAGCATGGCGCTCACCTACAGTGCCGTCAAGGAGACGTCCATGGTGGAGAGCACCGACCACTTCGCGACAGAGCTGGAGGAGCTCACCGTCACGGACGAACTGCTGCCTGACCAGAAAATGATGTTTCCCAATCCGTGTGTCTATAGGAAGGTGGATTTCAGTGAAGCCTGA